GGTGATATTAGACAGCACCATCATGAATGTAGCTGTTCCGAAATTAGTAAGTGCCTTCGATACCAATCTTAGTACGATTCAGTGGGTCATTACGGCGTACACCTTGTCTTTATCGGCAGTCATTCCGCTCGCTGGCTGGTTCTCTGACCGTTTCTCGCCCAAACGGATGTTTATGACCAGCATTGTATTATTTGTTCTCGCTTCTGTGCTGTGTGCAATGGCAACCACTCCTACTCAGCTTATCGTTTTCCGCATCATTCAAGGTCTGGGCGGAGGCATGGTTGCTCCCATCGGAATTGCTACTGTATTCATGGTCGCTCCTCCGGACAAAAGAGGATCTGTCATGGGCATCCTCGGGATCCCGATGCTGCTTGCTCCCATTCTAGGCCCGTTATTGTCGGGCTGGCTAATCGAGTACATCAACTGGCACTGGATCTTTTTCATCAACGTACCGGTTGGCGTTTTAGCTTTACTGATGGCCTGGAGGTACTTACCTGCATCGGGTGCAAAATTGAGTAACAAGCTGGATGTGACTGGCGCACTTTTGGCCCCGGTTGCCTTTACCTCAATTGTGTTTGCCGTCCATCAAGCAGGTGAGAAGGGGTGGTCCAATCTATGGACTTTAGCTCCACTGGCAGGGGGCCTGGTTATACTGGCCGTCTTTATCTGGAATGAGCTCAGGCAAAAGCACCCGCTGCTGGAGCTAAGAGTATTCCGTTCGCCTACCTTTGTACATGGCATTTCTGTCGCCTGGCTGAATCAGATTGCTTTATTCGGGAGTATTCTGTTATTCCCGCTGTATTTACAGCAAGTAAGAGGGCTAACTCCTCTTGAGGCTGGATTATATGTGATCCCGCAAGCCCTGTTATCTACTGTCGGGATTAACGTAGGCGGCCGGTTATTTGACCGTTTCGGTGTTCGCCCGGTCGCCATCATAGGCATTCTGTCGCTCTGCGGGTCCTTACTTGCACTGACGCAGATTGATGCCCAGACGAGTTCTCTATATATCATTTGCAGCTTCGCTTTTGCAGGGCTTGGCCAAGGATTAACAATGATGCAGATTAATACACATGTCCTCAGATCAGCTCCGAAGGAATTAATAAGCCGTGTTACCCCCATAACCACTTCAGCACAGCAAATCATGTCCTCCTTCGGTGTTACCATCACGATGGCTTTTCTGGCCAAACAAATGAGGGGACTTCCCGCACAGCATTCACCCGATCAATTAGGTCATGCCTTCGGCTCAACCTTCTGGATTACATTGGGCTTTGCAATATGTGCATTGGTATTATCTTTGTTCTATAACTTTCAAACGAAGGAGATGTCTATACATGACAACAAATAATTCTACAGAACAACGCCGGATCGCCATTATTGGAGGTGGACCCGGGGGGTTAACGCTGGCACTGATTCTGCAACAGCATGGTATTTCCTCGACGATTTACGAACGTGAACATGAGGACCTTAGCCATGAACGTGGAGGCTCCTTAGATATCCATGAAGAGTCCGGGCAGCTCGCTTTGAAGGAAGCCGGATTATATGAAGCTTTTCTGCAGGCAGCACGGTTTGAGGGTGAAGACTTCCGGCTCATGGATAAGACGGGAACCCTATACCTGGATGAAGTGGCCGATGAAGAGAGCTCGGAAGGGCAGAGACGCCCGGAGATTGACCGCGGTGTGCTTTGTAACTTGCTTTTAAATAAATTAGATCCGTCTACCATACAGTATGGCTATAAACTGGAGAAGGTTGTGTCTCTGAGTGAGGGGAAGACGGAGCTTCATTTTGAGAATGGACATCTCACTGTGGCCGATCTTGTAATTGGGGCGGATGGCGCCTTTTCCCGCGTTCGCCCTCTGCTTACGGATACAGATGTGGAATATTCAGGTCTGACTATGCTGGAGCTTAACGTTATTGCAGACAAACACCCGGATTTAGCAGCATTCAATGCACGTGGCAAGATGTTTGCCCTGGATGATCACAAAGGGATTCTGGGCCAGCTTAACGGCAACGGGCGGATCAAAGTATATGCGAGTTTCAAGGCCAGCCGGGACTGGTTAGACGAGATCCGCAACGATAACCCGCAAGAGATGAAAGCAACGCTGCTTGAGCTATTTCACGATTGGAGTGAACCGCTCAAGAACTATATCCGGTATGCGGAAGATGCTGTTCTACCAAGACGGATTTACATGCTGCCTGTCGGCTTTCGCTGGGAACGGAACTCTGGTGTCACGTTGATCGGAGATGCCGCTCATGTCATGTCTCCTTTTGCCGGAGAAGGGGTGAATCTCGCGATGCTGGATGCGCTGGAGCTGGCTCTTGCCATAGTAAGGAACAAGAAGACACCTGTGGCCATTGAAGAATATGAGGAGAAAATGTTCCAGTATGCTTCAGAGAAAGCATATGTATCTAACGAAAATCTCATCCTCAGCTTCTCAGAGAACGCCGCTCCAAAGTTTGCTGAACTCATGAAGTCTTATCAAGACCTGTATGAGCAGCAAGGTTGATGTTATCTTCCGCGATGTATTTACTATTGGCTTCCGGCATGTTATAAGGAAAGTATGATGAAACCTAAACGTGAAATTGTGAGCCGCCGTAACCGGCCAGCCAAAGAACCCCTCAGTCATGAATTAATTGTCAAGACCGCGTATGAGCTGCTGAAGCAGGAAGGAACCTCTGGTATGAGCATGAGGAAGGTAGCCAAGCAATTGGACACTGGACCTTCCTCCCTGTATGTTTACGTTAAAAATCTGCAGGAATTAAGTTCTTATGTGCTTGACCTTGGTCTTGGTGAGTTGAACCTGCCGGAGCTGACAGACGATAACTGGAAGGACCAGTTATTCCAAGCACTGCATGCTTATGCGGAGCTGCTTATCGAGCAGCCCGGATTAGCGGAGCTGTCCCTGCAGACGATTCCTATTGGGAATCATGCCTTTCGTCTGAATGAGTATTTACTTACCGTCCTCCAGAAGGGCGGAATCACCTCTACCGCCGCTGCTTGGGGAACGGACCTATTGCTGCTGTACGTGTCTTCCATTGCTTTGGAGAAGGCTAAGAGAGCAAACGAACTGATGGCAACTGCCCAAAGTTACTATAACGAAGCAGATCCGGTACGTTTTCCGTTGATGAACAGTCTGAAGACTGATTTATTCTCGGGGGATACCGCCTCCAAGGAGAGGTTCTTCTGGGCCATTGAAGTGATACTCCAGGGGATATTGCACAAGCAGTTAGGAGACAATGGTAAGTAACCAAGCGACGAAGATCATGAGAGAGGTGTCCATCGAAATGGAAGCAAATCAACCGACGAAAGTAACCGTACAAGCCGTGATTCAAGCCCCTATCGAGAAGGTATGGCGCTACTGGACCGAGCCGGGGCACATAACGAAGTGGAATCAGGCGTCCGAGGACTGGCATGCGCCGAGAGCCGAGAACAATCTGCGGGCTGGCGGCACCTTTCTGACACGGATGGAAGCGAAGGATGGCAGCATGGGCTTTGATTTTGGCGGCGTATACGATGTCGTGAATCAGCATGAGGTAATCAGCTACACCATTGAAGACGGAAGAAGAGTGGATATTACGTTCGTTGATCAAGGGAATGAGACGAAGATCATTCAAACATTCGATGCGGAAAACGCCAACCCCGTCGAACTCCAGCAAGCAGGCTGGCAGGCGATCATGGACAATTTTAAAGCGTATACCGAACACAACTGACTATCAAAGAAGACGCCGGGGAGGATGCCCGGCGTCTTCTTTTGAAATCTGAGTACGAGCGTACTCTTCGTTAGCTCAACCTTGTGCCGCATCCGGGCTCATATAGTAGTTAATCGCCCACAGATGGCCGTCCAAGTCCACGAAGCCCCAATGATACATGAACTCATGATCTTCAGGTTCAGCGTGCAAATTCCCGCCTAAGGAGAGTGCCGTGTTCACGATTTCATCGACCTTTTCCCGGCTCTCCAAGGCCAAAGCAATCGTCATCTGCGCATACTTGCCCGTATCGACGGATTCTTTCTCCGTAAGTGTATTAAAGAAGGCTTGATGGATCAGCATGACCTGCAGGTTGTCGCCGATTAAGAGGGCTACCGAATTCTCGTTATCAGGATACTCAGGGTTGAGCTCAAATCCGAGTCCGGTGAAGAATGCTTTCGATTGTACTACGTTTTTCACAGGCAGGTTGAGGCTGGTGAATACGGAGGTTAATGCCATGTTCAAAACACCTCTTTGTTCAATATTTTCAAATGTTTCACATGATTATACCACATCAGAACCTCTGGATTATTTTGTTCCAGCCCTCGAATGAACATCCCATATCAAACGTATTTGTGTTCCCTCTTTGGGATTAGAACAGACCTCTATTCGCCCTTGCATGGCCTCGATCAGCCCTTTGGTTACCGCCATGCCAAGGCCTGAGCCGACATCGGGTGCCGCTGTATCTGTGCCACGGTAGTATCGTTCAAACAGCTTCCACACCGTCTCCTGATCCATCCCGCGCCCATTATCGGTAAATTGAACGATGAAATCGCCTGCCTCTTCACCTGACTGCACACTGACAATCAGCTTCGTGTCCGGCGGATTATGCAGCAGGGCGTTAGCTGTCAGATTATCAACGATCCGTTCAAAGGATGGAATGTGTACATGCCCTTGTACCTCAATCTGGGCAGGCTGGAAAGTAATACGGCCCTCGCCATAAGCCGGGTTACGTTCAGCGCGATGTACCAAATCCTGAAGCAGAGCATTGATATCCGTTAGCTCAATAGGGGGCTTGTATCCGCCACTACGCAGACGGTATGTCATGGCCAGGTCGTTTACCAGCCTGTCCATGTACATGGACTTGTCCAGCATAATGCCCGCGAATTCGCGGACTTCTTCTGAAGTCCACTGGTATTTCTCTGCTTCCAGCATGTGTGCATAGCCCTGGATGGAGGACAAAGGTGTCTTTAGATCATGGGTGATTCCAGCAATCCATTCCTCACGCAAAGAGTCGGTCTGTCTGCGGAGTTCTTTATCCTGTCTCAAAGTATCGGATAACGTCTGGATGGAATGTAACACTTCCGTATATACCCGATAGTTTCGCCGCCATTTCCCGTTCTTCTTCTGGCTAAGCGGCCTGCCGCGGGGGCCGGCTGGCTCCTCATATTGTCCGCGTTCAAGCCGCTGCAGCCATTGGAGCATATGAAGCATGGGATAACCGAACAGGTTGGCATACCAGACAGCAAGCAGGATAAGCAAGCTGATAATACATACCAGAAGTGCAATCAGGGCAGGACCCAAAATAAACCCGAAGGGATTCTCATTGCTACCCGCCGGATTACTTCCAAGAGGAACACTCAGCATCCAGGTAGAATGATTCTGCTCATCATAGCTGGTCACTGTAGTCACTCCATACCGGGCAGGATAACGTGTACGGAGAATGAGATCCTGGATGCTGTAGCTGTCCGGGATACCTGTTGCGGGCTTGTTGAAAGAAGTAATCACGCGTCCCTGTTCATCCAAAATTTGAAGATAGGCATCCGCCGTGCGAATAATGTCCTGCTGCCCGGGTGCCAGTTCAAGCTTGTTATCGGCATAATGCCCTCCGTTATATGCTTGCTCCAGCATGCTTACAGCCTGGTTATTCTCTCCATACAGCAGGGTGAAATTGATCCCTTTACGTTCCCGGATAAGCAGATATAACTGGTAGGGAAAGGGCTTTTGTCCTTGCCAATAGGATATGAGCTCTCCAGGTTTATAGTGATTCGGCACATCGGGAGGGGTATGAAAAGCATCCAGCACACGGCCTTGCTCATCGAGAATCTGAAGCCAGCCTTTGTTCTCCTCGATTCGCTTCAGCAGCCCGGGATCATACTTAACACTGCCGTCCGGCAATATCTCGGCTGTACTGATTAGCTGGTCGAGCCCGACAGTGGCAAAATCTTCAACAAGGCTGGCCTCATTCAGCTGCTGAATGACCCAGAAAGCTATACTTCCGCCGATGAGCAGGATCAGAATCACCGTACCCGCAAGCAGGCCAATGAACCGCGTCATCAATCTGCGACGTACACTCATCGCCCATGCCCCAGGTCGGACTGAATGAGCTTATAGCCCAATCCGCGAACGTTCACCAATAGTTCAGGGTTGGAGGGATCAGCCTCAATACGCTCACGAATCCGGTGAATATGAACCATGACGGTGTTGTCATCCCGAAGAGCCTCCGATCCCCAGACCCGCTCATACAATTCAGACTTGGTGAAGATACGATTGGGATGTTTGCAAAAGAATAGCAGCAACTGGTATACCAGCGCAGGGCAGTTCACGAGTTGACCTTCTACTCTGAGTTCACAGGCTGGCTCCATGACCTGAAAGCGTCCATAATCATAGATACCTTCCTGCGGCAGTTTTTCTGCTTCCGTCTGTCTGGGCAAATATCGTCTCAGCAGGGATTTGATCCGTGCGACTACTTCCAGCGGGTTAAAGGGTTTAACGACATAATCGTCTCCTCCAACCGCGAAGCCGGTCAGCTTGTCATAATCGGTTGTTTTCGCAGTCAGAAAGAGAATAGGGGCGTCTGTAATTTGACGCAGAAATGGGCAGATTTCCAGCCCGCTTCGGCCTGGGAGCATCACGTCCAGCACGATGCAGTGATAGGTTTTCTTTTTACATGCAGCAATCGCGTCTTCACCGGTAGTGACCGTATCAATATCCAGGAATTGTTCTTTGAGCAATACCGTTCGGAGCATATGCAGAATCGCCTGTTCATCATCAACAAGCAAAATTGAAACTTCATCCATGACGAAATAGAGCCTCCCAGCTTTTTATATAAGTATCATACCATTCTGAAACGCTGTGTTGCGTGCCGGCAACCTTAACGGATGCTTAATTTTGGCGATGTAGCACGCCTCAAAGTTATGATAGACGTAAGAGTAGGTTAGACGGTAGATAAGATTGATGTCGTACACTGGACTGGAAAGATATCGTTCTAACAAAGGAGTACAGGGAAATGACTAGAGTATATTCGAAAAGCTGGAAGCTGCTTGCCGCAGCACTTGGCATGTGTGTGATGTTATCTGCGTGCGGCACCTCGGAAGCATCTGAACCACAAGAACAATTACCGGTAGAACAGACAGCCAAGGAGGACGTAATGATTACACCTGACAATTTCATGGATACCTTAATGAAGGGATCGAAGGAAGACATCTACAAGCAGATGAGTCCGGAACTACAGGGAATCATATCGCTGGACGAATTCAAGACGTCTGTCGATAGCTTTATGGAAGGCGTTACTTCATGGAACAAGGTTACGGAAGTTAAGCTGAACCATCTGGTTGATCGTTCGTGGAAGGATCAGACGGGGACTAAGGGGCTTCAAGCCTCTTTTGCCGAAGATCACCAGATTGAGGGGCTGCTTATTCAGCCGCTTGAGACACATGAAGCAACGGACAAGGCATTGACCAAGACAGAATTCAAGTTTCCGTTGAAGGGCGAATGGTATGTGTTCTGGGGAGGAAACGATGTCTTGTCCAACTATCATTATGCTCATGAAACACAGCGTTACGCACTCGACATTATTCGCACTCAGGATGATGCAAGCTATCAAGGCAAAGGAACGGACAATGAGAACTATTATGCTTTTGGTGAGCCACTCTATGCAGCAGCAGAGGGAAGGGTAGTTGAAGTCAAAAATGACATCCCGGATAACACTCCGGGCGTGATGAACGCTGAAGAACCGGCAGGGAATGTTGTGGTCATTGATCATGGAAACGGGGAGCACAGCATTACAGCACATCTCAAGAAAGGCAGTGTAGCCGTCAAAAAAGGGGATAACGTCCAGCAGGGAGATCTCATCGGACATCTTGGTAATTCAGGGAACTCTAGTGAAGCACACTTGCATTTTCAAGTATCGGACGGGCCCGATCTATTCACTTCCCGTTCGATTCAGATCCGCTGGGCCGATCAGAGTCAGATCCTGACACGGGGGAATTCTTTTCAGGGACTGACCAATTGACGAAGCAAGCAGATTGTGCTAGCATTGCTTTAACTTAAAACGAAAAGGCTATGATGAGAAATAGTAACTATTAAGGATCTCACAGAGAGAAGATGGTTGGTGCGAATCTTCATTGATCTAATAGTGAAGCAGTCTCGGAGCTGTGGACCGAACAGAGGAATCTTAGTAGGCTTCAACGGAGTTCCACCGTTATTCAGGAAACAGTATCGGAGAAATCCCGTAATTGATAGAGCGCAGAGCAATCTGAAGTTAGGTGGTAACACGGACATAATCGTTCGCCCTAAGTTGACAAGAAACATGTCAGCTTAGGGCTTTTTTGTTTTATTTAGCATAAATAATATTTGATGGAGGGACCCAGCATGGTGAGAATGACACCAGATGATTTAAGGAGATCATATATTAATTTTATGAAAGGAATAGGGGCTAGCCAAGTACCTTCTTCTAGCTTGTTACCGGAAAATGATCCCTCGACGTTGTTTACAGGAAGCGGAATGCAGCCAATGGTTCCCTATTTATTGGGGGAAAAGCATCCGGCAGGCAATGAGATCGCTAATATTCAGAAGTGCTTGAGGACAGTGGATATCGATGAAGTAGGGGATACGTCGCATCTGACATTTTTTGAAATGATCGGCCGGTGGGAGTTCAAAGCCAATGAACATAACTATAAGCAAAAGCAAATCGATGCCATTTGGCATTGGCATATCATCGAATTAGGGATGGATCCGGGCAGGCTGTATATCAGTGCTTTCGCAGGAAGTGACGAATTAAATATACCGAAAGATGCGGAAGCGATTCAACTCTGGTCAGCAAAATTCAAATCCGTTGGGATAGACCCCATCATTGAAGATGATCCCTGGCAATATGGGGCATCTAGAGGCGGGAAAATATTCTTATACGATGAAAAAGAAAACTGGTGGAGCCGGGCCGGAAGTCCACTCCATATGCCTGTTGGTGAACCTGGTGGACCTGATAGTGAAATGTTTTATGATCTTGAACCGGGCGGTGATTCACTGGACCATCCTGCTTCTGAAAGCAACAGATTCCTGGAAATTGGGAACAACGTATTTATGTGTTACACAAAAGGAGAGACAGGATTCGTAAAAATGCAAAATCCCAATCTTGATTATGGAGGCGGATTAGAAAGGGTTGCAACAGCCCTTAATGGTGATAAGGATATCTTTAATACGGCTTTCTTCCTTAATCCCAAGAAAAAGTTGATGGAGCTAAGCGGTCAATCCTATACTGACGATTTAAAGTCGTTTAGAATCATACTGGATCATGTAAGAGCGGCTACTTTTCTCATTAATGACGGTGCAGCGCCAGCAAATAGTGATGCAGGGTATATAACAAGAAGGCTATTAAGAAGGGCGATTCGTGCAGGTAAAAAAATAGGGATACAAGGAAGCTTTGTGGGTCTGTTGTCTGAAGTTTATATTGATGAAGCAACCGCTTATGAAGATTTAATCGGCAATAAAGAGAAAGTTATCGAAATCGTAAATAAGGAAGAAAATCTTTTCTATAGAACGTTACAGCAAGGAGAAGTTGAAATCCAAAAACACCTTAAGAATAAGGGTAAAGTTACAGGTGCAGATGCCTTTTATTTTTACGAA
This genomic interval from Paenibacillus sp. FSL H8-0332 contains the following:
- a CDS encoding M23 family metallopeptidase; translation: MTRVYSKSWKLLAAALGMCVMLSACGTSEASEPQEQLPVEQTAKEDVMITPDNFMDTLMKGSKEDIYKQMSPELQGIISLDEFKTSVDSFMEGVTSWNKVTEVKLNHLVDRSWKDQTGTKGLQASFAEDHQIEGLLIQPLETHEATDKALTKTEFKFPLKGEWYVFWGGNDVLSNYHYAHETQRYALDIIRTQDDASYQGKGTDNENYYAFGEPLYAAAEGRVVEVKNDIPDNTPGVMNAEEPAGNVVVIDHGNGEHSITAHLKKGSVAVKKGDNVQQGDLIGHLGNSGNSSEAHLHFQVSDGPDLFTSRSIQIRWADQSQILTRGNSFQGLTN
- a CDS encoding HAMP domain-containing sensor histidine kinase, giving the protein MSVRRRLMTRFIGLLAGTVILILLIGGSIAFWVIQQLNEASLVEDFATVGLDQLISTAEILPDGSVKYDPGLLKRIEENKGWLQILDEQGRVLDAFHTPPDVPNHYKPGELISYWQGQKPFPYQLYLLIRERKGINFTLLYGENNQAVSMLEQAYNGGHYADNKLELAPGQQDIIRTADAYLQILDEQGRVITSFNKPATGIPDSYSIQDLILRTRYPARYGVTTVTSYDEQNHSTWMLSVPLGSNPAGSNENPFGFILGPALIALLVCIISLLILLAVWYANLFGYPMLHMLQWLQRLERGQYEEPAGPRGRPLSQKKNGKWRRNYRVYTEVLHSIQTLSDTLRQDKELRRQTDSLREEWIAGITHDLKTPLSSIQGYAHMLEAEKYQWTSEEVREFAGIMLDKSMYMDRLVNDLAMTYRLRSGGYKPPIELTDINALLQDLVHRAERNPAYGEGRITFQPAQIEVQGHVHIPSFERIVDNLTANALLHNPPDTKLIVSVQSGEEAGDFIVQFTDNGRGMDQETVWKLFERYYRGTDTAAPDVGSGLGMAVTKGLIEAMQGRIEVCSNPKEGTQIRLIWDVHSRAGTK
- a CDS encoding MDR family MFS transporter, which produces MSETNNSRSMQADFSLKQILPILLAVASGMFLVILDSTIMNVAVPKLVSAFDTNLSTIQWVITAYTLSLSAVIPLAGWFSDRFSPKRMFMTSIVLFVLASVLCAMATTPTQLIVFRIIQGLGGGMVAPIGIATVFMVAPPDKRGSVMGILGIPMLLAPILGPLLSGWLIEYINWHWIFFINVPVGVLALLMAWRYLPASGAKLSNKLDVTGALLAPVAFTSIVFAVHQAGEKGWSNLWTLAPLAGGLVILAVFIWNELRQKHPLLELRVFRSPTFVHGISVAWLNQIALFGSILLFPLYLQQVRGLTPLEAGLYVIPQALLSTVGINVGGRLFDRFGVRPVAIIGILSLCGSLLALTQIDAQTSSLYIICSFAFAGLGQGLTMMQINTHVLRSAPKELISRVTPITTSAQQIMSSFGVTITMAFLAKQMRGLPAQHSPDQLGHAFGSTFWITLGFAICALVLSLFYNFQTKEMSIHDNK
- a CDS encoding alanine--tRNA ligase, with protein sequence MVRMTPDDLRRSYINFMKGIGASQVPSSSLLPENDPSTLFTGSGMQPMVPYLLGEKHPAGNEIANIQKCLRTVDIDEVGDTSHLTFFEMIGRWEFKANEHNYKQKQIDAIWHWHIIELGMDPGRLYISAFAGSDELNIPKDAEAIQLWSAKFKSVGIDPIIEDDPWQYGASRGGKIFLYDEKENWWSRAGSPLHMPVGEPGGPDSEMFYDLEPGGDSLDHPASESNRFLEIGNNVFMCYTKGETGFVKMQNPNLDYGGGLERVATALNGDKDIFNTAFFLNPKKKLMELSGQSYTDDLKSFRIILDHVRAATFLINDGAAPANSDAGYITRRLLRRAIRAGKKIGIQGSFVGLLSEVYIDEATAYEDLIGNKEKVIEIVNKEENLFYRTLQQGEVEIQKHLKNKGKVTGADAFYFYETYGFPLELTEEFLLESGYSMEDKASYIEAAKKHTEMSRTASAGKFKGGLAEHSAETTALHTVSHLLLAGLREVLGDHVHQQGSNITSERLRFDFNHDEKLTPEQIAKVEKYVNDAISSKAVTYISELPKLEAKESNVEGNFWDKYPDIVKVYTLQDHEGKVWSREVCGGPHVADTTTLGRFSIQKEQSSAAGVRRIKGVIVAGE
- a CDS encoding NAD(P)/FAD-dependent oxidoreductase; its protein translation is MTTNNSTEQRRIAIIGGGPGGLTLALILQQHGISSTIYEREHEDLSHERGGSLDIHEESGQLALKEAGLYEAFLQAARFEGEDFRLMDKTGTLYLDEVADEESSEGQRRPEIDRGVLCNLLLNKLDPSTIQYGYKLEKVVSLSEGKTELHFENGHLTVADLVIGADGAFSRVRPLLTDTDVEYSGLTMLELNVIADKHPDLAAFNARGKMFALDDHKGILGQLNGNGRIKVYASFKASRDWLDEIRNDNPQEMKATLLELFHDWSEPLKNYIRYAEDAVLPRRIYMLPVGFRWERNSGVTLIGDAAHVMSPFAGEGVNLAMLDALELALAIVRNKKTPVAIEEYEEKMFQYASEKAYVSNENLILSFSENAAPKFAELMKSYQDLYEQQG
- a CDS encoding helix-turn-helix domain-containing protein, translated to MMKPKREIVSRRNRPAKEPLSHELIVKTAYELLKQEGTSGMSMRKVAKQLDTGPSSLYVYVKNLQELSSYVLDLGLGELNLPELTDDNWKDQLFQALHAYAELLIEQPGLAELSLQTIPIGNHAFRLNEYLLTVLQKGGITSTAAAWGTDLLLLYVSSIALEKAKRANELMATAQSYYNEADPVRFPLMNSLKTDLFSGDTASKERFFWAIEVILQGILHKQLGDNGK
- a CDS encoding SRPBCC family protein, whose amino-acid sequence is MEANQPTKVTVQAVIQAPIEKVWRYWTEPGHITKWNQASEDWHAPRAENNLRAGGTFLTRMEAKDGSMGFDFGGVYDVVNQHEVISYTIEDGRRVDITFVDQGNETKIIQTFDAENANPVELQQAGWQAIMDNFKAYTEHN
- a CDS encoding VOC family protein; this encodes MALTSVFTSLNLPVKNVVQSKAFFTGLGFELNPEYPDNENSVALLIGDNLQVMLIHQAFFNTLTEKESVDTGKYAQMTIALALESREKVDEIVNTALSLGGNLHAEPEDHEFMYHWGFVDLDGHLWAINYYMSPDAAQG
- a CDS encoding response regulator transcription factor, whose protein sequence is MDEVSILLVDDEQAILHMLRTVLLKEQFLDIDTVTTGEDAIAACKKKTYHCIVLDVMLPGRSGLEICPFLRQITDAPILFLTAKTTDYDKLTGFAVGGDDYVVKPFNPLEVVARIKSLLRRYLPRQTEAEKLPQEGIYDYGRFQVMEPACELRVEGQLVNCPALVYQLLLFFCKHPNRIFTKSELYERVWGSEALRDDNTVMVHIHRIRERIEADPSNPELLVNVRGLGYKLIQSDLGHGR